The following coding sequences are from one Acetonema longum DSM 6540 window:
- a CDS encoding bile acid:sodium symporter family protein has translation MNITRIAACWNQWFGQRMFYLVLSGIFCGFILDIPKNAFYIKPVIIGAFAYMTFITALGTSLKKFIGVLGKPWLPLWILALIHLAAPLLAWLIGLLFFPDNESVRLGFLISASIPIGVTSLIWVSITKANAALALVVVTLDTLIVPVLLPLFFKIIIGKTLQIDYLSMAYQLLIMVTIPSLIGMAANDLTHGKLTSFANSIGGLSSKVAFFLVIFLNAAIVAPSIHWSMSVLKILIVVFLTVAAGYLLGFLGSLPLKEHRRESAFTMIYTVGMRNISFGLVMAMTYFPPAVAIPIILAMLFQQPLAAIIPQLFRCIDKYNETTTNV, from the coding sequence GTGAATATAACAAGGATTGCCGCATGCTGGAATCAATGGTTCGGGCAGCGCATGTTCTATCTGGTGCTGTCAGGAATTTTTTGCGGATTTATACTGGATATCCCAAAGAACGCATTTTATATAAAACCGGTCATCATCGGCGCATTCGCCTATATGACGTTTATAACCGCCTTAGGGACTAGTCTGAAAAAATTTATCGGAGTCCTGGGTAAGCCCTGGCTTCCCTTGTGGATATTGGCGTTAATTCATTTGGCGGCACCACTGTTAGCCTGGCTGATCGGCCTGCTATTTTTTCCGGACAATGAGTCAGTCCGGTTGGGATTCCTCATCAGCGCCTCCATTCCTATCGGGGTTACCTCGCTGATCTGGGTATCCATCACCAAGGCAAACGCTGCCCTGGCCCTGGTCGTTGTTACCTTGGACACCCTTATCGTACCGGTTTTGCTGCCGTTATTTTTCAAAATCATCATCGGCAAGACACTGCAAATCGATTACCTGTCCATGGCTTATCAATTATTGATCATGGTAACAATTCCTAGTTTAATTGGCATGGCAGCCAATGATCTGACGCATGGCAAACTGACTTCCTTCGCCAACAGTATCGGCGGCCTGTCGTCCAAAGTGGCCTTTTTCCTGGTGATTTTCCTGAACGCAGCCATTGTTGCGCCCTCCATCCATTGGAGCATGTCGGTCCTTAAAATCCTTATAGTTGTATTCCTCACGGTTGCTGCCGGCTATCTGCTGGGCTTCCTTGGGTCCCTGCCTTTGAAGGAACACCGCCGGGAATCTGCCTTTACCATGATCTATACCGTCGGCATGCGCAACATCAGTTTCGGCTTGGTGATGGCCATGACCTATTTCCCGCCGGCGGTGGCTATCCCGATTATACTAGCCATGCTGTTTCAGCAGCCCCTGGCAGCCATCATCCCCCAGCTATTCCGGTGCATCGATAAATATAATGAAACAACGACCAACGTATAA
- a CDS encoding MFS transporter, whose product MENSRQYQSGCYIALLTAGHFLSDFYVTFLPGLLPMVIERLGLSLTLSGLLVMIYSFTSNLLQPVFGYYVDKSGYSWMVLLTIPVSAVFICLSAAADSIFTLFLYITLSGLAASLFHPLASALLGKVSTAENKGLGMSFFIGGGNFGVAAAPAVVMFFLFYFSADQLIWLAIPGLLVTWGYYWTGMHRMPLGRVPQIQDTASQNSVPWYRSASLLKLNVVMGLRAWPQSVIPNFMPVWLLQQGHSPALAGSMITVFLFGGAIGSIFGGYLGDRMGRKPCIIASLAICIPALYVFLASREVTLLTWAALWISGACLQATLPSSVVWAQEMLPANAAMASGMMMGLAFGLGGGGRCHYRADCRFYWPAAGIAAVDCATGTGCRHCGDDSRQKNGADV is encoded by the coding sequence ATGGAAAATTCCCGACAGTATCAAAGCGGCTGTTATATAGCGTTACTAACCGCCGGCCATTTCCTGAGCGATTTTTATGTGACTTTTTTGCCGGGATTGCTGCCGATGGTCATCGAAAGGCTGGGATTGTCGTTAACTTTAAGCGGACTTTTAGTCATGATCTATTCCTTTACCTCCAATCTTCTGCAGCCGGTGTTCGGCTACTATGTGGATAAAAGCGGCTATAGCTGGATGGTGCTGCTGACCATTCCGGTCAGTGCGGTGTTTATTTGTCTGTCTGCTGCTGCCGACAGCATTTTTACCCTGTTTCTCTATATTACTTTGTCCGGGTTAGCCGCCTCCCTGTTTCACCCCCTTGCTTCGGCTTTGCTCGGTAAGGTATCCACAGCGGAAAATAAGGGGCTGGGCATGTCGTTTTTTATCGGCGGCGGCAATTTCGGCGTGGCGGCCGCTCCGGCTGTGGTCATGTTTTTCCTGTTTTACTTTAGCGCCGATCAGCTGATTTGGCTGGCTATACCCGGCCTGTTGGTGACCTGGGGATACTATTGGACCGGGATGCACCGGATGCCTCTGGGCCGGGTGCCTCAAATCCAAGATACGGCCAGTCAAAATTCCGTTCCCTGGTATCGTTCGGCCAGTTTGCTGAAATTGAATGTGGTGATGGGCTTACGCGCCTGGCCGCAGTCCGTCATCCCCAATTTTATGCCGGTGTGGCTGTTGCAGCAGGGGCATTCGCCGGCATTGGCCGGCTCGATGATTACGGTTTTCCTGTTTGGCGGCGCGATCGGCAGTATCTTCGGCGGCTATCTGGGAGACCGCATGGGCCGCAAACCATGCATTATCGCCTCGCTGGCTATTTGCATTCCGGCGCTTTATGTGTTTTTGGCCAGCCGGGAGGTGACGCTTCTGACCTGGGCAGCTTTGTGGATTAGCGGCGCCTGCTTGCAGGCCACACTGCCCTCGTCAGTGGTCTGGGCTCAGGAAATGCTGCCCGCCAACGCGGCTATGGCTTCCGGCATGATGATGGGATTGGCTTTCGGTTTGGGCGGGGGCGGGCGCTGCCATTACCGGGCTGATTGCCGATTTTATTGGCCTGCAGCAGGCATTGCTGCTGTTGATTGTGCCACTGGTACTGGCTGTCGGCATTGCGGCGATGATTCCCGACAAAAAAACGGCGCTGACGTCTGA
- a CDS encoding DoxX family protein, which produces MLSVRKSSSKYRDAGLLLLRLGIGLMFMYHGYPKVMGGEAAWVKVGGAMQHVGITFMPVLWGFLAAFSEFAGGFLLAVGYMFRPACILLTCTMAVAVTMKFATGAGLAGASQALELGIVVVSLMLIGAGKYSFDKG; this is translated from the coding sequence ATGCTTTCAGTAAGAAAATCTTCGAGCAAATACCGGGACGCGGGGTTACTGCTCCTGCGTTTAGGTATCGGGCTGATGTTTATGTATCATGGCTATCCTAAGGTTATGGGCGGGGAGGCGGCCTGGGTAAAGGTAGGCGGGGCGATGCAGCATGTCGGCATCACGTTTATGCCTGTGCTCTGGGGATTTCTCGCGGCTTTCTCTGAGTTTGCCGGCGGATTCTTGCTGGCGGTGGGATATATGTTCCGCCCGGCATGCATCCTGCTAACCTGCACCATGGCTGTGGCTGTGACGATGAAGTTTGCTACAGGCGCCGGCTTGGCAGGGGCCAGCCAGGCATTGGAATTGGGGATCGTAGTCGTGAGCCTGATGCTGATCGGAGCGGGAAAATACAGCTTTGATAAGGGTTAA
- a CDS encoding dTDP-4-dehydrorhamnose reductase family protein yields the protein MRKVLILGGSGMLGHTLFRFLSEEAADLDVYTSVRSEHELSRWLPPDRMKKVYGNVDVQQPESLVNVFAAVKPDILVNCIGIIKQVPEAKDPLTAIAMNALLPHRVALLCAAAGARMIHISTDCVFNGEKGGYIEQDIANADDLYGRTKYLGEVAYSHCITLRTSIIGHELKGKRGLLEWFLAQKETVRGFRKAIYSGFPTIELSRIIRDYIIPRPELTGLYHLSADPISKYDLLQLINAQYETSLIIEPEDNTRLDRSLDSAAFRALTGYKPPAWPELIHAMHKNHAQTSKTMQLRGNEHGAV from the coding sequence ATGAGAAAGGTGCTGATCTTAGGAGGCTCAGGGATGCTGGGACACACTTTGTTCCGTTTCCTTTCGGAAGAGGCCGCCGACCTTGACGTCTATACATCAGTCCGCTCGGAACATGAACTGTCGCGTTGGCTTCCCCCGGACAGAATGAAAAAAGTATACGGCAATGTTGATGTACAGCAACCAGAGAGTCTGGTAAATGTTTTTGCGGCAGTGAAGCCAGACATCCTGGTCAATTGCATTGGCATCATTAAGCAAGTGCCGGAGGCCAAAGATCCGCTCACAGCGATTGCCATGAACGCTTTGCTGCCGCATCGTGTTGCCTTGCTGTGCGCTGCAGCCGGCGCACGCATGATCCATATCAGTACGGATTGCGTCTTTAACGGAGAAAAAGGAGGGTATATCGAACAGGATATTGCCAATGCAGATGATCTCTATGGAAGAACCAAATATCTCGGCGAAGTCGCTTATTCTCACTGCATCACCCTGCGCACTTCGATCATTGGGCATGAATTAAAAGGAAAACGTGGATTATTGGAATGGTTCCTGGCTCAAAAGGAAACGGTACGCGGTTTTAGAAAGGCTATTTATTCCGGCTTTCCCACCATTGAACTTTCGCGCATTATCAGGGATTATATCATTCCCCGGCCGGAGCTGACGGGGCTTTACCACCTGTCTGCCGATCCAATCTCGAAATATGATTTGCTGCAGCTCATCAATGCTCAGTATGAAACCAGCCTGATCATTGAACCGGAAGACAATACCCGGCTTGACCGGTCACTGGACTCTGCGGCATTTCGTGCCCTCACAGGCTATAAACCGCCCGCTTGGCCGGAACTGATCCATGCCATGCACAAGAATCATGCGCAAACAAGCAAAACGATGCAGTTAAGGGGGAATGAGCATGGCGCTGTTTGA
- a CDS encoding polysaccharide biosynthesis protein, whose amino-acid sequence MALFDNKVIAITGGTGSLGKVLTRRLLQKELGSPRKIIIFSRDEAKQHAMRVEYQHKRTATDEVIYDNFARLIEFRIGDIRNYHSVCSVLRDADIVINAAALKQVPSCEYFPYEAVLTNVLGAENIVRAICEHKLLIETVVGVSTDKACKPVNAMGISKALQERLFIAANVTIPQTRFICVRYGNVLASRGSVIPLFHEQIRHGGPVTITTQEMTRFLLPLESAVDTIFAALQEAAPGEIYIPKIPAARIVDVAKAIIGDRNISLTYTGIRPGEKVHEILVSEEESWRTYDRGNYYAIKSMLPELAKTAPGLQALSKEYSSGDFVMTFAETAALLTKHHLLQETDQDTNRDGEFLR is encoded by the coding sequence ATGGCGCTGTTTGATAATAAAGTGATTGCAATTACCGGCGGTACCGGTTCACTGGGCAAAGTGCTGACCCGCCGGCTCCTGCAAAAGGAACTCGGCTCTCCCCGGAAGATCATCATCTTCTCGCGGGATGAAGCGAAGCAGCACGCCATGCGGGTAGAATACCAGCACAAAAGAACGGCTACCGATGAGGTAATCTATGATAATTTTGCCCGGCTCATTGAGTTCAGAATCGGGGACATCCGCAATTATCATTCTGTTTGTTCGGTTTTAAGGGATGCGGACATCGTCATCAATGCCGCCGCCCTTAAACAGGTGCCTTCCTGCGAGTACTTTCCTTATGAGGCGGTATTGACCAATGTGCTTGGCGCAGAAAATATCGTCCGGGCAATATGCGAACATAAGCTTCTCATAGAAACAGTGGTGGGAGTCTCTACGGATAAAGCCTGCAAACCGGTGAATGCCATGGGTATTTCCAAGGCCCTTCAGGAGCGGCTGTTTATTGCCGCTAATGTGACCATTCCCCAGACCAGGTTTATTTGTGTACGCTATGGCAATGTGCTGGCTTCCCGGGGTTCTGTCATCCCCCTGTTCCATGAACAAATCAGGCATGGCGGCCCGGTCACAATTACCACCCAGGAAATGACCCGGTTCCTGCTGCCCTTGGAAAGTGCGGTTGATACCATTTTTGCCGCCCTTCAAGAGGCTGCGCCAGGTGAGATATATATACCGAAAATTCCCGCAGCCCGTATTGTCGATGTGGCCAAAGCCATAATCGGGGACAGAAATATATCTCTGACCTATACCGGCATTCGTCCGGGAGAAAAAGTCCATGAAATTCTTGTTTCCGAAGAAGAGTCCTGGCGGACCTATGATCGCGGCAATTATTATGCCATCAAATCAATGCTTCCCGAGCTGGCGAAAACGGCGCCCGGGCTGCAGGCCTTGTCCAAAGAATACAGTTCCGGTGATTTTGTCATGACTTTCGCCGAAACAGCGGCGCTGTTGACAAAACACCATTTGCTGCAGGAAACAGATCAAGATACTAACAGAGACGGGGAATTTTTACGATGA
- a CDS encoding glycosyltransferase — protein sequence MKKYKIVCMCQIYNELRKGNLERFVTYVKPLVEDLVVYDDGSTDGSYEYMLQQTPYVLRGTENDFANEQRHKQLLLQEALKLNPDYILWLDADEVLTANAADCLQKWCTACEVQQLDGVCFHELNLWRSHSWRRLDSLFDQGWFCRLWRVVPGIHFYEPKPGLHQKPHPVTIQRMAWAEDIQVLHYGFASERNLAYKYLVYRSHGQRGYNMLDRLISEESLTVTKVPRELFPEGLWLDDEAPQPMKFVESLAYVEQYREEVFKPKFSIICLVYKSVGWLDFVREQVLRYTDMTEKEFFFVANDANTAVLSHLQEHYIPHYIHENTPKQQGEWYVNNVYRAYNFAVSKARGDFIVFINSDMAFTPGWFDHLWQAYNGANCVASRLVESGKLPSGQYGVEKNFGRDYASYQESQFLQYACQLAEAKTADGGLFMPLLIRKEHFERAGGYPEGQVAFGSDLYRPVIARRGEPCISGDTALILKLQAMGIKHQTAFGSIVYHFQWGEIDSPESPETPVRPVKVALAMAAAVAPGLEDALLAALPASVSLGASAADNPGDYAARARSDLEEQYPDTEVIIQDATRLPLIDPTRYTIALLQEDLRASGTASEQQEANLRQANRLATHSIDIAHSYAEYDFTIIPAAPDSGEKWRQLLTAVFQECMIAKQEQQAKTARHKVSIILTTFQRVHLLRWGLWSLARQDIPFDFETIVVNDGLQDETEAVCNEFKEKLNLKYVFTGQRNLNGQVVWRVPGFAMNIGVQQSCGDILVIGCAEMFHVNDTIARLVPPILENPKLLGIPTGKDDRDGRFLAYINNHDGASDPDSYDQCAALTVTLPFLMALHRSQYVAIGGYDEDFVGMAYDDNDFIQRLLSNGCQYCQTDASTIHLYHPRSDSYYVSGGPPEWEYNKHLYFSRIGQIVRNEGREWGVIKYTQVKEVEKFVKLNWHEDFIVHLAGLIRPRVYVELGLYRCYLFNRIIPLAEELIGVDISVEAGQAMLSSTKTRFFKGTTQDFARELAVRPLQIDMLFIDADHSQTAVLQDFTSFFPFVAPHGLILLHDTHPKDEAMMDPQWCGTACQAAEILAQDTRAYELMTIPVPPGLTICRKRRAQLSWQEGSIDQATQQPGK from the coding sequence ATGAAAAAATATAAGATTGTGTGCATGTGCCAGATCTATAATGAACTGCGCAAAGGAAACCTGGAACGATTCGTAACCTACGTAAAACCTCTGGTCGAGGATTTAGTCGTCTATGACGACGGCAGCACCGACGGCAGCTACGAATATATGCTGCAGCAAACGCCCTATGTCCTGCGCGGGACAGAAAATGATTTCGCCAACGAACAGCGCCATAAACAACTCCTGCTGCAGGAAGCCTTGAAACTGAATCCGGATTACATCTTATGGCTGGATGCGGACGAAGTTTTAACCGCTAATGCCGCAGATTGCCTGCAAAAATGGTGCACCGCATGTGAAGTGCAACAGCTGGACGGCGTATGCTTCCACGAGCTGAATCTGTGGCGCAGCCATTCCTGGCGGCGGTTGGACAGTTTATTTGACCAGGGCTGGTTTTGCCGCCTATGGCGGGTAGTCCCCGGCATTCACTTCTATGAGCCGAAACCAGGGTTGCATCAAAAGCCGCATCCGGTAACAATTCAGCGCATGGCCTGGGCCGAAGACATTCAGGTGCTGCACTATGGCTTCGCTTCCGAGCGAAACCTGGCATATAAATATCTGGTTTATCGCTCCCACGGACAACGCGGTTATAACATGCTTGACCGTTTGATCAGTGAAGAAAGCCTAACGGTGACAAAGGTCCCCCGTGAGCTGTTTCCGGAAGGTCTGTGGCTGGACGATGAAGCTCCGCAGCCTATGAAATTCGTTGAGTCCCTGGCTTATGTGGAACAGTACCGGGAAGAAGTGTTTAAGCCCAAATTCTCCATCATATGTTTAGTCTATAAAAGCGTTGGCTGGCTGGATTTCGTTCGTGAGCAGGTCTTGCGCTATACCGACATGACTGAAAAGGAGTTTTTCTTTGTCGCCAATGATGCTAACACTGCTGTGCTGAGCCATTTGCAGGAACATTATATACCGCACTATATTCATGAGAACACTCCCAAACAGCAAGGGGAATGGTATGTCAATAATGTATACCGGGCCTATAATTTTGCAGTCAGCAAGGCCCGGGGAGATTTTATTGTGTTCATTAATTCCGACATGGCTTTTACGCCGGGTTGGTTTGATCATTTATGGCAGGCCTATAACGGAGCAAACTGCGTCGCCTCCCGCTTGGTGGAATCGGGAAAATTGCCCAGCGGTCAATACGGAGTGGAAAAAAACTTTGGCCGGGATTACGCCTCCTATCAAGAAAGCCAGTTTCTGCAGTATGCCTGTCAATTAGCGGAAGCTAAAACAGCGGACGGCGGCCTGTTTATGCCCCTTCTGATCCGCAAGGAACATTTTGAGCGGGCCGGAGGCTACCCGGAAGGGCAGGTGGCCTTTGGCAGCGATCTTTACCGGCCGGTGATCGCCCGGCGGGGAGAACCTTGCATTTCCGGCGACACAGCCTTGATCTTGAAGCTCCAGGCCATGGGGATCAAGCATCAAACGGCTTTCGGCAGTATTGTTTATCACTTCCAGTGGGGCGAAATAGATAGCCCGGAATCCCCGGAAACTCCGGTGCGTCCGGTAAAAGTCGCCCTAGCCATGGCAGCAGCAGTCGCCCCAGGTTTAGAAGACGCCCTGCTTGCCGCCTTGCCCGCCTCAGTCAGCCTTGGCGCCTCCGCAGCCGACAATCCGGGCGATTATGCCGCCCGGGCCCGCAGTGATCTAGAGGAACAGTATCCCGATACAGAGGTCATTATTCAGGATGCCACCCGCCTGCCGCTCATTGATCCCACTCGTTACACCATCGCTTTGCTGCAGGAGGATCTCCGCGCCAGCGGTACGGCAAGCGAGCAGCAGGAAGCGAATTTACGGCAGGCCAATAGGCTTGCAACCCACTCTATCGATATTGCCCACTCTTATGCCGAATATGATTTCACCATAATTCCCGCTGCGCCGGATTCGGGCGAAAAATGGCGCCAGCTGCTGACTGCAGTTTTTCAGGAGTGCATGATAGCTAAACAGGAGCAGCAAGCAAAAACAGCCCGGCATAAAGTATCGATCATTTTAACTACATTCCAAAGGGTACACTTGTTAAGATGGGGTTTATGGTCCTTAGCCCGCCAGGATATCCCTTTTGATTTTGAAACCATTGTGGTGAATGACGGCTTACAGGATGAAACTGAAGCCGTTTGCAATGAGTTCAAGGAAAAGCTCAATCTGAAGTATGTATTTACCGGGCAAAGAAATCTAAACGGTCAAGTGGTGTGGCGGGTACCCGGTTTTGCCATGAATATCGGCGTACAACAATCCTGCGGCGATATTTTGGTCATCGGCTGCGCCGAAATGTTTCATGTCAATGACACCATCGCCAGGCTTGTGCCGCCCATTTTAGAAAATCCCAAACTGCTGGGCATTCCCACCGGCAAGGATGACCGCGATGGAAGGTTTCTGGCATATATCAATAACCATGACGGAGCCTCTGATCCGGATAGCTATGACCAATGCGCCGCCTTAACTGTCACGCTGCCCTTTCTGATGGCCCTTCACCGCAGCCAGTATGTTGCGATTGGGGGATATGATGAGGATTTTGTCGGCATGGCCTATGATGACAATGACTTTATCCAGCGCTTATTAAGCAATGGCTGCCAGTATTGTCAGACCGACGCTTCCACAATACACTTGTACCACCCCCGGTCAGACAGCTATTATGTGAGCGGTGGCCCCCCTGAATGGGAATATAACAAACACCTCTATTTTTCCCGCATTGGTCAAATCGTCCGGAATGAAGGCCGTGAATGGGGCGTTATCAAATATACGCAAGTCAAGGAGGTCGAAAAATTCGTGAAATTAAACTGGCATGAAGACTTTATTGTTCATCTGGCCGGTCTCATCCGCCCGCGGGTCTATGTGGAGCTTGGGCTATACCGGTGTTACCTCTTTAACCGCATCATCCCCCTAGCGGAAGAGTTAATTGGCGTGGATATCAGCGTCGAAGCCGGGCAGGCCATGCTATCTTCAACGAAAACCCGCTTTTTTAAGGGGACGACGCAGGACTTTGCCAGAGAATTGGCGGTAAGGCCGCTGCAAATCGATATGCTGTTCATTGATGCCGATCATTCGCAGACAGCCGTGTTACAGGACTTTACGAGCTTTTTCCCGTTTGTGGCGCCCCACGGTCTCATTTTGCTGCATGATACCCACCCGAAAGATGAGGCTATGATGGACCCCCAATGGTGCGGCACGGCCTGTCAGGCGGCGGAAATATTGGCGCAGGACACCCGCGCCTATGAATTAATGACGATTCCCGTTCCCCCGGGCCTGACGATTTGCCGCAAGCGGCGAGCGCAGTTATCCTGGCAGGAAGGCAGCATTGATCAAGCAACTCAGCAGCCAGGGAAATAG
- a CDS encoding glycosyltransferase family 2 protein, with amino-acid sequence MSSWYEKIIICNDKARPTPAAVQKILTMLQDGWGLVGLYRFGFFGFKKDLIRKIGFFDERFIGGGYEDNDFTRRLKEANISYYESEEIDYIYLPTSWQYAKTNFTKNHFFKKWREEGNVTTRQMAEEDYPYDIGPLQNINFTTFDKSVLLPYNFRLKDMIMKTDLVD; translated from the coding sequence GTGTCAAGTTGGTATGAGAAAATTATCATCTGTAATGATAAAGCCCGGCCAACGCCTGCGGCGGTGCAAAAAATTCTGACTATGCTGCAAGACGGCTGGGGTTTGGTGGGCCTTTATCGATTTGGCTTTTTTGGATTCAAAAAGGACTTGATCAGAAAGATTGGTTTTTTTGATGAACGGTTTATCGGCGGCGGTTATGAGGACAATGATTTTACCAGGCGGCTGAAAGAGGCAAATATCAGTTATTATGAAAGCGAGGAAATTGACTATATTTATTTACCCACATCCTGGCAGTATGCAAAAACTAATTTTACTAAAAATCATTTTTTTAAAAAATGGCGAGAGGAAGGAAACGTGACAACCAGGCAAATGGCCGAAGAAGATTATCCATACGACATCGGTCCGCTGCAAAACATAAACTTTACTACCTTCGACAAATCAGTTTTGTTGCCTTATAATTTCAGGTTGAAAGACATGATCATGAAAACCGATCTGGTGGATTAA
- the wecB gene encoding non-hydrolyzing UDP-N-acetylglucosamine 2-epimerase, with protein MKIMTILGTRPEIIRLSRIIPYLDDLCKHILVHTGQNFDRTLSDIFFTELKLRSPDYHLDCRAQTAMSQISEILRRCEQVLSEEKPDRLLILGDTNSALAALPAKRLRIPVYHMEAGNRCYDDRVPEEVNRRIVDHCSDILLPYTERSRANLLREGIAGSRIYVTGNPIGEVLSHYADQISRSQALQTLGVANQGYFLVTLHRAENVDDGDRLEKFIAALHRLYAEYELPLICSLHPRTRSQLIKQNKTLAGTGIRIVEPLGLFDFVWLEQNAFCVLSDSGTVQEECCLFKTPNVTLRDVTERPETLETGSNLIAGCDPTAILRAVQTVLHQGRNWEPPPEYRVANVSRKVLKILLGV; from the coding sequence ATGAAGATTATGACCATTTTGGGCACACGGCCGGAAATCATTCGTCTTAGCCGGATTATTCCTTACCTAGATGACCTTTGTAAGCATATTCTCGTGCATACCGGCCAAAATTTTGACCGGACCTTAAGTGATATATTTTTTACCGAACTAAAGCTGCGGTCGCCTGATTATCATTTGGACTGCCGCGCCCAGACCGCCATGAGTCAAATAAGCGAAATACTCCGTCGCTGCGAACAGGTGCTGAGCGAGGAAAAGCCTGACCGCCTGCTGATACTGGGAGACACCAACAGCGCCTTAGCGGCGCTGCCCGCCAAACGGCTGCGCATTCCGGTTTACCACATGGAGGCAGGCAACCGCTGCTATGATGACCGGGTGCCGGAAGAAGTCAACCGTCGTATTGTCGATCATTGCAGCGATATTCTCTTGCCTTACACCGAGCGAAGCCGGGCTAATTTGCTGCGGGAAGGCATTGCCGGCAGCCGGATCTATGTTACGGGCAATCCCATTGGCGAGGTTCTCAGCCATTATGCAGATCAAATTAGCCGGAGTCAGGCGCTGCAGACGCTAGGAGTAGCCAATCAAGGCTATTTTCTCGTAACCCTGCACCGGGCGGAAAATGTCGACGACGGGGACCGTCTGGAGAAATTCATCGCAGCCTTGCATAGACTCTATGCAGAATATGAACTGCCGCTGATTTGCAGTCTCCATCCCCGCACCCGCTCCCAACTGATTAAACAAAATAAGACCTTAGCCGGTACCGGTATCCGGATCGTAGAGCCATTAGGCCTGTTTGATTTCGTGTGGCTGGAGCAAAATGCCTTCTGTGTTTTGAGTGACAGCGGCACAGTGCAGGAGGAGTGCTGCCTTTTCAAAACGCCGAATGTAACGCTGCGCGATGTGACCGAACGGCCGGAAACCCTGGAGACCGGCAGCAATCTGATTGCCGGCTGTGATCCTACAGCCATCTTGCGGGCGGTGCAAACGGTTTTGCATCAAGGCCGAAACTGGGAACCGCCGCCTGAATACCGGGTCGCCAATGTAAGCCGGAAGGTTCTTAAAATCCTCCTGGGTGTGTAA